The proteins below come from a single Vallitalea longa genomic window:
- a CDS encoding type I restriction endonuclease subunit R: MSNVPKNASERTFQENFVKELVKYKWKSPDFLNGNKKKVTVSDLINHWRGELNRINADQLEGVELTDNEFAQVMAKVGKISNSYEAAKILSIEESTGKIDGIYRDDNPRITRKQITLTILKKAAVSGGDSSYRVAREVVTPNNNRFDIVLLINGLPLINIEQKRTDKSLDEAYGQFIRYYRDGEYCNNFMAFSQMMVITTEIETRYFASPKSINDFNPVFVFHWADKENKTVNNWQKVIEHFLMIPMAHQMVGDYLVIDEAKEEENRKHMLMRPYQVYALQAIEGAAFGWDNEGIAHGGFVWHTTGSGKTITSFKTALFLSTRARFDKVVFLVDRRALDRTTSDNFKAYAAYEPVTVDDTKHTYQLKKQLKLHKSGIIVTTTFKLNALVKELEEAKDNTLADKEIVFIVDEAHRTTMGQMMGVIKEYFKKNGLFYGFTGTPLFDENNIKGKINKKSEVINTTEKLFGPILHQYTIDEAISDGNVLGFYVDYINTGEFKSYDDLREQLVEIIKEEHPELGDRESERKVQEWSEADVELQASKRNILTYQDETHMPRVVEEILNNWETQSQGREFNAILTVAYKKRVIAFYNEFKKQLNERGEKLNVTMTFSFGNENDTDNISPAIIKEMFKDYSEFTGIEFIVGDKKHGEDAYFEDVVERATRGGSKRNKKNIDLVIVADQLLTGYDSQRLNTLYVDRSLELQGLIQAYSRTNRVLGKNKEFGTIVNFQYPRLTKQTVENALKLYGSGGSSSRAIVDTYIVAVEKFNISVLEMVESLPDPSKWEELKDDQEGKDKFIISFKDAAEQLNLVEQYYEYQWKDDTFGIDEHTWLKYVGAYKNLTRKEGPDDPVINIIKPLVGKTKLAGTQVIDAAHIIGLIGSKVSNVDGIQTVDEEILRIIHEQIQELSDMGEDNKAHLLKEFVDTELVPGNLSYNLNFDDAYDIWKKDKLKADIDDLADRWGIDKDWLFKSVNAFSVAQAKVIPYIDELTKSVDYDKATDKSAGNKLKHMMTLTCKLPELMVEMKQKYA; the protein is encoded by the coding sequence ATGAGTAATGTACCTAAAAATGCTTCTGAAAGGACTTTTCAGGAGAATTTTGTAAAAGAACTAGTAAAATATAAATGGAAGTCTCCTGATTTCTTAAACGGAAATAAGAAGAAAGTAACGGTATCTGACCTAATTAATCATTGGCGTGGTGAATTAAATCGTATAAATGCGGATCAACTTGAAGGTGTAGAGTTAACAGATAATGAATTTGCACAGGTGATGGCTAAGGTAGGTAAGATTAGCAATAGTTATGAAGCTGCTAAAATATTATCAATTGAAGAATCAACTGGCAAAATTGATGGAATTTATCGTGATGATAATCCAAGGATAACTAGGAAACAGATTACTTTAACTATCTTAAAAAAAGCTGCGGTAAGTGGCGGTGACTCAAGTTATCGTGTGGCAAGGGAGGTAGTAACTCCTAATAATAATAGATTTGATATAGTTTTATTAATTAATGGATTACCCTTAATTAATATAGAACAAAAACGTACGGATAAATCATTAGATGAAGCGTACGGTCAGTTTATCAGATATTACAGAGATGGTGAATACTGTAATAACTTCATGGCATTTTCACAGATGATGGTAATAACTACGGAGATAGAAACTCGTTATTTTGCATCACCAAAATCTATTAATGATTTTAATCCTGTGTTTGTTTTCCATTGGGCAGATAAAGAGAATAAAACGGTAAATAATTGGCAGAAAGTTATTGAGCATTTTTTGATGATACCTATGGCACATCAAATGGTTGGAGATTATTTAGTGATTGATGAAGCAAAAGAAGAAGAGAACAGGAAGCATATGCTCATGCGTCCGTATCAAGTCTACGCATTGCAAGCAATAGAAGGTGCTGCCTTTGGGTGGGATAATGAAGGAATAGCACATGGAGGATTTGTTTGGCATACAACTGGTTCTGGAAAAACAATTACTAGTTTTAAGACAGCATTATTTTTATCTACGCGTGCTAGATTTGATAAGGTAGTATTTTTGGTTGATAGAAGAGCGTTAGATAGAACTACTAGCGATAATTTTAAGGCATATGCAGCTTATGAGCCAGTAACGGTTGATGATACAAAACATACATATCAGTTAAAAAAACAACTTAAATTACATAAATCAGGAATCATAGTTACAACGACATTTAAACTAAATGCACTTGTAAAGGAATTAGAAGAAGCTAAGGACAACACTTTGGCAGATAAAGAAATTGTATTTATTGTAGATGAAGCCCATAGAACAACAATGGGACAGATGATGGGAGTTATCAAAGAATATTTTAAAAAAAATGGTCTTTTCTATGGATTTACGGGAACACCTCTATTTGATGAAAATAATATTAAAGGGAAAATAAATAAAAAAAGTGAAGTAATTAATACCACTGAGAAGTTATTTGGACCGATACTTCATCAATATACCATTGATGAGGCAATTTCAGATGGTAATGTATTAGGGTTTTATGTAGATTATATCAATACAGGTGAATTTAAAAGTTATGACGATTTAAGAGAACAGTTAGTAGAAATAATTAAAGAAGAGCACCCTGAACTTGGGGATAGAGAGAGTGAACGTAAGGTACAAGAATGGTCTGAAGCAGATGTGGAACTACAGGCTAGTAAAAGAAATATTTTAACATATCAAGATGAGACACATATGCCAAGAGTTGTTGAGGAAATATTAAATAACTGGGAGACTCAGTCTCAGGGAAGAGAATTTAATGCTATCTTAACAGTTGCGTACAAAAAGCGAGTGATTGCATTTTACAATGAATTCAAGAAACAATTAAATGAGCGTGGAGAAAAACTAAATGTCACCATGACATTTAGTTTTGGTAACGAAAATGATACTGATAATATTTCTCCAGCAATTATTAAAGAGATGTTCAAGGATTACTCTGAGTTTACAGGTATTGAATTTATAGTGGGTGATAAAAAACATGGAGAGGACGCATATTTTGAAGACGTAGTGGAACGTGCAACTCGTGGTGGAAGCAAGCGTAATAAGAAAAACATCGACTTGGTGATTGTAGCAGATCAATTACTAACAGGATATGATTCCCAACGATTAAATACATTGTATGTTGATCGATCTTTGGAATTGCAGGGATTAATCCAAGCATATTCTAGGACAAACCGTGTATTAGGTAAGAATAAAGAGTTTGGAACAATTGTTAATTTTCAGTATCCAAGGTTGACTAAACAAACAGTAGAGAATGCGTTAAAATTATATGGTAGTGGTGGAAGTAGTAGTAGAGCAATAGTTGATACATACATTGTAGCGGTCGAAAAATTTAATATAAGTGTTCTAGAAATGGTTGAATCTCTGCCAGATCCTTCAAAATGGGAAGAATTAAAAGATGACCAAGAAGGGAAAGATAAGTTTATTATTTCTTTCAAAGATGCAGCAGAACAGTTGAATTTGGTGGAACAGTATTATGAATACCAATGGAAAGATGATACATTTGGTATTGACGAACACACTTGGTTAAAATATGTAGGTGCATATAAAAATTTAACAAGAAAAGAAGGACCAGATGATCCTGTGATAAATATTATTAAACCACTTGTTGGGAAAACAAAGTTAGCAGGAACACAAGTAATAGATGCAGCTCATATAATTGGATTGATTGGTTCAAAAGTGAGTAATGTCGATGGTATACAAACAGTAGATGAAGAAATCCTACGTATAATTCATGAGCAGATTCAAGAACTAAGTGATATGGGTGAGGATAATAAAGCACATCTGCTAAAGGAGTTTGTAGATACTGAATTAGTACCTGGAAACTTGTCTTATAACTTGAATTTTGATGATGCTTATGATATTTGGAAAAAGGATAAATTAAAAGCTGATATTGATGATTTAGCAGACAGATGGGGAATTGATAAAGATTGGCTTTTCAAATCTGTGAATGCATTCTCAGTAGCACAAGCTAAAGTGATACCTTATATAGATGAATTAACAAAAAGTGTGGATTATGATAAGGCAACAGATAAATCAGCAGGTAACAAATTAAAACATATGATGACATTAACGTGTAAGTTACCAGAGTTAATGGTTGAGATGAAACAAAAATATGCTTAA
- a CDS encoding type I restriction-modification system subunit M has translation MITSEEIKRRLWDGANELRGSMDASRYKDYMLGLMFYKFLSDKTLETFKITAGVGQLSEKELVDEYAKAKTEYGDELNKMIQGVLGYYVSPEYLYQTWIKDINSGNFEVQKVTDSLNSFERTIAVSSDSSDFIGLFSSSTLDLTDTALGSNLHERSKNIKALILLFADLNMVALQKGDILGDAYEYLIGQFAMESGKKAGEFYTPHQVSEVMAQIVAKSSEIKSIYDPTVGSGSLLLTVKKHLGKNVQRDLSYYGQEKNTATYNLTRMNLLLHGVRPEKMTIKNGDTLSNDWPEDPKNPNEGVQFDSVVMNPPYSAKNWNKAGLKVSDPRFEVAGTLPPDSKGDLAFLLHGLYHLGTNGTMAIVLPHGVLFRGSSEGEIRKRLLDKNYIDTIIGLPNNLFTNTGIPVVIIILKKNRKIDAPVLIIDASNSFIKIGKQNVLQEKDIAKIVDVYIEKAEITGYSHLATREEIKKNEYNMNIPRYVESIDTEISQDVDAHLLGGIPQKNIDDLSVLQALVPDVLNRYLQTIRPGYVKLTKPIDELTSEILNDVRITNMSHEIKAKTKDYIEKYWNILRNVDSSTDITNLMGEMLKSIKNTLSDYKYTDIYNGYQVIAEIWKDALTHDIELIANEGFYKMGRTREPNMITKGSGKNKREEQDGWVGSIIPNDLIAQELYHGELKAIENKKDSIRDIETELTQLVEAAKDEDSKEYNSLYDVLKKNKDDEIGNAFDNKLLKTELKKAYKDTEEYQLLKKVETLISNKSSLTKAVRSEEKELKDAVGERILVLTDDEVDMLMYKKWFGSTVEKMVGLVQIPLEVELNSLQMIQERYANTLTEIDMEIDRLMSEFEALKNELVV, from the coding sequence ATGATTACATCAGAAGAAATTAAAAGAAGATTATGGGATGGAGCAAATGAATTAAGAGGCTCCATGGATGCAAGTCGTTACAAAGATTATATGCTTGGCTTAATGTTCTACAAGTTTTTAAGTGATAAAACATTAGAAACTTTTAAAATAACTGCAGGAGTAGGTCAACTATCAGAAAAAGAATTAGTTGATGAGTATGCTAAGGCAAAGACTGAGTATGGAGATGAACTCAATAAAATGATACAAGGTGTGTTGGGGTATTATGTATCGCCAGAATATCTTTATCAAACATGGATTAAAGATATTAATTCAGGGAATTTTGAAGTTCAAAAGGTTACGGATAGCCTTAATAGTTTTGAAAGAACAATAGCTGTCTCTAGTGATTCAAGTGACTTTATAGGATTATTCTCTAGTTCGACTCTTGACCTAACAGATACTGCTTTAGGTAGCAATCTACATGAAAGAAGCAAAAATATTAAAGCACTGATATTGCTATTTGCTGACCTTAACATGGTGGCATTACAAAAGGGGGATATTCTTGGAGATGCGTATGAGTATTTAATTGGTCAGTTTGCAATGGAATCTGGAAAGAAAGCAGGAGAATTCTATACCCCACATCAAGTAAGTGAAGTTATGGCTCAGATAGTTGCCAAATCATCAGAAATAAAATCAATATATGATCCAACAGTTGGGTCTGGTTCATTACTATTAACAGTGAAAAAGCACTTGGGCAAGAATGTGCAAAGAGATTTATCTTACTATGGTCAGGAAAAAAATACAGCTACCTACAACTTGACCCGTATGAATCTTCTTCTTCATGGAGTGCGTCCAGAAAAAATGACAATCAAAAATGGGGATACTCTTTCCAATGATTGGCCAGAAGATCCCAAAAACCCCAATGAAGGAGTGCAATTTGATTCGGTTGTTATGAATCCACCCTATTCAGCAAAAAATTGGAATAAAGCAGGATTAAAAGTAAGCGATCCTCGTTTTGAAGTAGCAGGCACTTTACCACCAGATTCAAAAGGTGATTTAGCATTTCTACTACATGGATTATATCACCTAGGAACCAATGGAACCATGGCAATTGTATTACCACATGGGGTTTTATTTCGTGGCTCTTCAGAAGGAGAAATAAGAAAAAGATTACTAGATAAGAATTATATTGATACAATTATAGGTTTACCTAATAATCTATTTACTAATACAGGAATTCCAGTTGTAATAATAATATTAAAAAAGAATCGTAAAATTGATGCTCCAGTACTTATTATAGATGCATCAAATAGCTTTATTAAAATAGGAAAACAGAACGTACTTCAAGAAAAAGACATTGCCAAAATAGTAGATGTGTACATAGAAAAGGCGGAGATAACAGGATATAGTCATCTTGCTACACGTGAAGAAATCAAGAAAAATGAATATAATATGAATATTCCTCGTTACGTTGAATCAATCGATACAGAAATTAGCCAAGATGTAGATGCTCATTTGTTGGGTGGAATTCCACAAAAAAATATTGATGATCTATCAGTATTACAAGCACTAGTGCCAGATGTCTTAAATCGCTACTTGCAAACAATTCGTCCTGGATATGTCAAACTTACAAAACCAATAGATGAATTAACAAGCGAGATTCTAAATGATGTTCGGATTACTAATATGTCCCATGAAATCAAGGCAAAAACAAAGGATTATATAGAAAAGTATTGGAATATCTTACGAAATGTTGATAGTTCTACTGATATTACAAATCTTATGGGAGAAATGCTTAAAAGCATTAAAAACACCTTATCAGACTATAAGTATACTGATATATATAATGGATATCAAGTCATTGCGGAAATATGGAAAGATGCATTAACACATGATATAGAGCTTATTGCTAATGAGGGATTCTATAAGATGGGTCGTACCAGAGAACCAAATATGATAACAAAAGGTTCAGGAAAAAATAAACGAGAAGAACAAGATGGATGGGTTGGAAGTATTATTCCTAATGACTTGATTGCACAAGAACTTTATCATGGAGAATTAAAAGCGATTGAAAATAAAAAAGATTCCATTCGAGATATAGAAACAGAATTAACTCAATTAGTAGAAGCTGCAAAAGATGAAGATAGTAAAGAATATAACTCATTATATGATGTTTTGAAAAAGAACAAAGACGATGAAATAGGTAATGCTTTTGACAATAAGTTGTTAAAGACAGAGTTAAAGAAAGCTTATAAGGATACAGAAGAATATCAGTTACTTAAGAAAGTTGAAACATTAATAAGCAATAAATCTTCACTAACTAAAGCTGTCAGATCTGAGGAAAAAGAGCTAAAAGATGCTGTTGGGGAACGTATTCTAGTATTAACAGATGATGAAGTAGATATGCTTATGTATAAAAAATGGTTTGGAAGTACCGTTGAAAAAATGGTAGGTTTAGTACAAATTCCATTGGAAGTTGAATTAAACTCTTTACAAATGATACAGGAGCGTTATGCAAATACACTGACAGAGATAGATATGGAAATAGATAGATTGATGAGTGAGTTTGAAGCACTTAAGAACGAATTGGTGGTGTAA
- a CDS encoding DUF1492 domain-containing protein, with translation MKHIYHQNHTNILELGNKDKINTNVYHNTKLLLSLYENVLWRINNDIQLIKEECEYEVHKNLDNFIDSLVDVELYVSRSRLDNRLRSIENSKSLVNLINKAMKMVKSYPNIGERYYNILYKTYIAQYKSTTDEMIDYLAISRSTYFREKKKAVNLLGTILWGYLIPQLAEELKKVGFITY, from the coding sequence ATGAAGCATATATATCATCAAAATCATACTAATATACTAGAGTTAGGTAATAAGGATAAGATAAATACAAATGTATATCATAATACTAAACTTCTTCTCTCTCTTTATGAAAATGTATTATGGAGAATTAATAATGATATCCAGTTGATAAAAGAGGAATGTGAATATGAGGTTCATAAAAATTTAGATAATTTTATAGATAGTTTAGTTGATGTAGAATTATATGTTTCAAGATCAAGATTAGATAATAGATTAAGAAGTATAGAAAACAGTAAGAGTCTTGTGAATTTAATTAACAAAGCTATGAAAATGGTAAAATCTTACCCTAATATTGGTGAGAGATATTATAATATTTTATATAAAACCTATATTGCACAATATAAAAGTACTACAGATGAAATGATAGATTATTTAGCAATATCTAGGTCTACATATTTTCGTGAAAAAAAGAAAGCAGTAAATTTACTTGGAACAATATTATGGGGTTATTTAATACCTCAATTAGCTGAAGAATTAAAAAAAGTGGGATTTATTACATATTAG
- a CDS encoding ImmA/IrrE family metallo-endopeptidase gives MTNYIVRDVNKLIMKYKTRNPFEIADDSNITVKYNDLGTLKGFYFYQSRFRYIVINENIKNRLKPIICAHELGHERFHQNFAKSKALQEFSFFDM, from the coding sequence ATGACTAATTATATTGTGAGAGATGTTAATAAATTGATTATGAAATACAAAACAAGAAATCCTTTTGAAATAGCTGATGATTCGAATATTACTGTAAAGTACAATGATCTAGGAACACTTAAAGGATTTTATTTTTATCAGTCTAGATTTAGATATATTGTGATAAATGAAAATATTAAGAATAGGCTAAAACCTATTATTTGTGCTCATGAATTAGGACATGAAAGGTTTCATCAGAATTTTGCTAAGTCAAAAGCTTTACAAGAGTTTTCTTTTTTTGATATGTAA
- a CDS encoding helix-turn-helix domain-containing protein, translating into MSFGNKIRNLRAENKLTQSDLASKLGVSTRTIYNYEKGNLFPKDIKVIKGLAEIFNVTTDYIMDEIDVKIMPEEESTFINYAKDNFGYKGKKEVEQLIEKTAAIFAGGTLSEEDQDKFFESITKLYFDAKRKARDKYGRQSSK; encoded by the coding sequence ATGAGTTTTGGCAATAAAATCAGAAACCTAAGAGCAGAAAATAAATTAACACAATCAGATTTGGCTTCGAAACTTGGAGTTTCTACAAGAACGATATACAATTATGAAAAAGGTAATCTATTTCCTAAAGATATTAAAGTTATTAAGGGATTAGCCGAAATATTTAATGTAACCACTGATTATATAATGGATGAAATTGATGTGAAAATTATGCCTGAAGAAGAAAGTACTTTTATTAATTATGCTAAAGACAATTTTGGATACAAAGGAAAAAAAGAAGTTGAACAGCTTATTGAAAAAACTGCTGCTATCTTTGCAGGTGGTACATTATCAGAAGAAGATCAGGATAAGTTTTTTGAATCTATAACCAAATTATATTTTGACGCTAAAAGAAAAGCAAGGGACAAGTACGGTAGACAAAGTAGTAAATAA
- a CDS encoding restriction endonuclease subunit S gives MSENEKNVPKRRFKEFENADSWEQHKLGYVAIEIVAGGDIDKDKIVNSGKYPVLANALTNDGIVGYYEDDYRIKAPAVTVTGRGDVGHAKARNIDFTPVVRLLSVKTKHDVDFLEHAINNHEVLVESTGVPQLTVPQLSKYEIYFPKTDIEEKAIGVFFKILDNLITLNQRKLDKMKELKKAYLIEMFPAEGECKPKLRFVGFTDDWEQRKLDEIATMKARIGWQGLTQKEFLDKGDYYLITGTDFENGQIDFTNCHYINKERYSQDANIQVKNGDVLITKDGTIGKVAYIRDMEKPATLNAGVFVIKGKDKNISNLYLYHYLAAPFLLDYADKQATGGTIKHLNQNVLVNFPIPLPKIEEQQRIGEYFQNIDNLITLHQRKLDKLQDIKKAYLNEMFI, from the coding sequence ATGAGTGAAAATGAGAAAAATGTACCGAAAAGACGATTTAAAGAGTTCGAGAATGCTGATTCTTGGGAACAGCATAAGTTGGGTTATGTAGCAATAGAAATAGTTGCAGGCGGAGACATTGATAAAGATAAAATTGTTAATTCTGGTAAATATCCTGTTTTAGCTAATGCATTAACCAATGATGGAATTGTTGGATATTATGAGGACGATTATCGAATAAAAGCTCCTGCAGTAACAGTTACTGGAAGAGGTGATGTGGGTCATGCAAAGGCAAGAAATATCGATTTTACGCCAGTTGTGAGATTGTTATCTGTAAAAACTAAGCATGATGTTGACTTTTTAGAACATGCTATAAACAACCATGAAGTTCTGGTTGAATCCACAGGGGTTCCACAGTTAACAGTACCTCAATTATCAAAATATGAAATATATTTTCCGAAAACAGATATCGAGGAAAAAGCTATTGGAGTCTTTTTTAAGATTCTCGACAACCTTATCACCCTTAATCAGCGTAAGTTAGATAAGATGAAAGAATTAAAAAAAGCATATCTTATAGAAATGTTTCCTGCTGAAGGAGAATGTAAGCCAAAACTAAGATTTGTTGGTTTTACTGACGATTGGGAACAGCGTAAGTTGGATGAGATAGCTACAATGAAAGCACGTATAGGTTGGCAAGGCCTCACACAAAAGGAGTTTCTCGATAAGGGTGATTACTACCTTATTACAGGTACAGACTTCGAAAACGGCCAGATTGATTTCACAAATTGTCATTACATTAATAAAGAAAGATATAGTCAAGACGCAAACATTCAAGTTAAGAATGGAGATGTATTAATCACAAAGGACGGAACTATTGGAAAAGTCGCATATATAAGGGATATGGAAAAACCAGCGACATTAAATGCAGGTGTGTTTGTTATTAAAGGAAAGGATAAAAACATAAGTAATTTATACCTATATCATTATCTTGCAGCACCATTTTTATTGGATTATGCAGACAAGCAAGCTACTGGTGGAACGATTAAACATCTTAATCAAAATGTGTTGGTTAATTTTCCAATTCCACTACCCAAAATTGAGGAACAACAGCGAATTGGCGAGTATTTTCAAAATATCGACAACCTTATCACCCTTCATCAGCGTAAGCTTGATAAACTACAAGATATAAAAAAAGCATACTTAAATGAGATGTTTATTTAA
- a CDS encoding TIR domain-containing protein — translation MEINIDYIVKIIENNKKENLVCMVLEMRPGMLAKCVSGLANVAGGYIMIGAEVSDGKICIKGFLKAFNMGEIMENVKHMLSEDPLESYGNVRIGSKNVFVIKVGKTKQKVSSDGKYYLYTDNSIEIVEDSKRFENPKLFISYRECDAPIVDLLEGVIRDKMDNEIEISRYTQITYKESFKQFMNSIQAHDFVLSVVSDSYLRSQACMYEVGETIKDHHYREKLLFVVLGENERKYYGENAPKKIAANIYGGPLARLEYVNYWKNQYKCLEKMIKEIDDYEATRNAANDLKEIGQIYRNDVGEFLDFLSDENGRSFAMLAENDFEDIVNWIRK, via the coding sequence ATGGAAATAAATATAGACTATATAGTGAAAATAATTGAAAATAATAAAAAAGAAAACCTTGTATGTATGGTTCTTGAAATGCGCCCAGGAATGCTTGCTAAGTGTGTTTCAGGATTAGCGAATGTAGCTGGTGGGTATATAATGATAGGTGCAGAAGTTAGTGATGGGAAAATATGTATCAAAGGTTTTCTAAAAGCATTCAATATGGGCGAAATAATGGAAAACGTTAAGCATATGTTGTCAGAAGATCCGTTAGAGAGTTATGGAAATGTACGTATAGGCAGTAAAAATGTTTTTGTAATAAAAGTAGGTAAAACAAAGCAGAAAGTATCTTCAGATGGAAAATACTATCTCTATACTGACAACTCAATAGAAATTGTAGAGGATAGTAAAAGATTTGAAAACCCAAAACTATTTATCTCTTATAGGGAATGTGATGCACCAATTGTTGACCTACTAGAAGGTGTCATAAGAGATAAAATGGATAATGAAATAGAAATATCCCGATATACGCAAATTACATATAAAGAAAGTTTTAAACAATTTATGAACAGTATTCAGGCTCATGACTTTGTTTTGAGTGTGGTAAGCGATTCTTATTTGCGTTCACAGGCATGTATGTATGAGGTAGGTGAAACAATAAAAGACCATCATTATAGGGAGAAGTTATTATTTGTAGTATTAGGAGAGAATGAGAGAAAGTATTATGGTGAAAATGCACCTAAAAAAATAGCTGCCAATATTTACGGGGGACCATTGGCAAGATTAGAGTATGTGAACTATTGGAAAAACCAGTACAAATGCTTAGAAAAGATGATAAAAGAGATTGATGATTATGAAGCAACTAGAAACGCAGCAAATGATTTAAAAGAGATAGGGCAGATCTATAGAAATGATGTTGGAGAGTTTCTTGATTTCTTATCAGATGAGAATGGAAGGAGCTTTGCTATGTTAGCAGAAAATGATTTTGAGGATATTGTAAATTGGATTAGAAAATGA